The Streptomyces luteogriseus genome includes a window with the following:
- a CDS encoding sensor histidine kinase, whose amino-acid sequence MTETTHTQTTPPGDRATSRSPEYRVAVDSLRGLRQDLFQDAFAYRPLPARRTDGWIVRRLPGRLREYAAWLPHALIIAAALITLAFSTVDSGGPALLLGLLCAIPVLLTMVRPVGAFWASMVSTPLASVLGSRWGEWPWAAGSFACHLTVLTVVAIRTRPRTAGWMWVLTALYALVADTGIGPTYYEYGSNSGAMLVLSALILLCVTVWHIRRHAEQEVTAQQTVTAHERSRRTLLEERTTIARELHDVVAHHMSVVAIQAEAAPYRVENPPPELEKAFATIRENAVAALTELRRVLGVVRAEDYEVPDAPQPTLADLDGLLANVREAGLIVEKAVTGAVRELPQGVELSAYRIVQEALSNTLRHAPGAVARVEIGYVLGGLGLRIVNGPPPNPSLIKPSPGAGHGITGMRERVTMLTGEMTAGGTEDGGYEVTVFLPVALPGEDDA is encoded by the coding sequence GTGACCGAGACGACTCACACGCAGACCACGCCGCCGGGGGACCGGGCCACATCGCGCAGCCCGGAGTACCGGGTGGCGGTGGATTCCCTGCGTGGCCTGAGGCAGGACCTCTTCCAGGACGCGTTCGCCTACCGGCCGCTGCCGGCCCGGCGTACGGACGGATGGATCGTCCGGCGGCTGCCGGGCCGGCTGCGGGAGTACGCGGCGTGGCTCCCGCACGCCCTGATCATCGCGGCGGCCCTGATCACCCTGGCCTTCTCCACCGTCGACAGCGGCGGCCCGGCCCTGCTGCTCGGTCTGCTCTGCGCGATTCCCGTGCTGCTGACCATGGTGCGGCCGGTCGGGGCGTTCTGGGCGTCCATGGTCTCCACCCCGCTCGCCTCGGTGCTCGGCAGCCGCTGGGGCGAATGGCCCTGGGCGGCCGGCAGCTTCGCCTGCCACCTGACCGTGCTGACGGTCGTGGCGATCCGCACCCGGCCGCGCACGGCCGGCTGGATGTGGGTGCTGACGGCGCTGTACGCCCTCGTCGCGGACACCGGCATCGGCCCGACGTACTACGAGTACGGCAGCAACTCCGGTGCCATGCTGGTCCTGTCGGCCCTGATCCTGCTCTGCGTCACCGTCTGGCACATCCGGCGTCACGCCGAGCAGGAGGTCACCGCCCAGCAGACGGTCACCGCGCACGAGCGCTCCCGCCGCACGCTGCTGGAGGAACGCACCACCATCGCCCGCGAGCTGCACGATGTCGTCGCCCATCACATGTCGGTCGTCGCCATCCAGGCGGAGGCCGCGCCGTACCGGGTGGAGAACCCGCCGCCGGAGCTGGAGAAGGCGTTCGCCACGATCCGGGAGAACGCGGTGGCGGCCCTGACCGAACTGCGCCGGGTGCTCGGCGTCGTCCGCGCCGAGGACTACGAGGTTCCGGACGCCCCGCAGCCCACGCTCGCCGATCTGGACGGGCTGCTGGCCAATGTCCGGGAGGCCGGGCTGATCGTGGAGAAGGCGGTGACGGGCGCGGTGCGGGAGCTGCCGCAGGGCGTGGAGCTGTCGGCGTACCGCATCGTGCAGGAGGCCCTGAGCAACACCCTGCGGCACGCGCCGGGGGCGGTCGCCCGGGTCGAGATCGGGTACGTGCTCGGCGGCCTGGGGCTGCGCATAGTCAACGGCCCGCCGCCGAACCCGAGCCTGATCAAGCCCTCGCCCGGCGCCGGGCACGGCATCACGGGCATGCGGGAGCGCGTGACGATGCTGACCGGCGAGATGACGGCCGGCGGCACGGAGGACGGAGGATACGAGGTGACGGTGTTCCTGCCGGTCGCCCTGCCGGGTGAGGACGACGCATGA
- a CDS encoding response regulator, with protein sequence MTSGTGDPIRVLIVDDQAMVRQGFTVLLGVQPDIEVVGEAKDGEGGVARAAETLPDVVLMDIRMPGIGGIEATEQITAAHPDIKVLVLTTFDLDEYVYDALRAGASGFLLKDASAEQLAEAVRVVAAGEALLAPVITRKLIAEFSRLDGKPRAPLKERIGDLTERETEVLALIAQGLSNVEIARHLYVAEQTVKTHVGRILVKLGLRDRTQAAVFAYESGLVRPSGY encoded by the coding sequence ATGACGAGCGGCACCGGCGACCCCATCCGGGTTCTCATCGTCGACGACCAGGCGATGGTCCGGCAGGGCTTCACCGTGCTGCTCGGCGTCCAGCCCGACATAGAGGTCGTCGGCGAGGCGAAGGACGGCGAGGGCGGCGTCGCGAGGGCCGCCGAGACCCTTCCCGACGTCGTCCTCATGGACATCCGCATGCCCGGCATCGGCGGCATCGAGGCGACCGAGCAGATCACGGCCGCGCACCCGGACATCAAGGTGCTGGTGCTCACCACCTTCGACCTCGACGAGTACGTGTACGACGCGCTGCGCGCCGGGGCCTCCGGGTTCCTGCTGAAGGACGCGTCGGCGGAGCAGCTCGCCGAGGCGGTCCGGGTGGTCGCCGCCGGGGAGGCGCTGCTCGCCCCGGTCATCACCCGCAAGCTGATCGCCGAGTTCTCGCGGCTCGACGGCAAGCCCCGCGCCCCGCTCAAGGAGCGTATCGGCGACCTGACCGAGCGGGAGACAGAGGTGCTCGCGCTGATCGCGCAGGGCCTGTCGAACGTGGAGATCGCCCGGCACCTGTATGTGGCCGAGCAGACGGTGAAGACCCACGTGGGGCGCATCCTGGTGAAGCTGGGCCTCAGGGACCGGACGCAGGCGGCGGTGTTCGCCTACGAGTCGGGGCTGGTGCGGCCGTCGGGCTACTGA
- a CDS encoding sensor histidine kinase: MSRLSRVMDTGVGRALRARVTGWLRALRGDLWTVRADPLPPSTWLRWLPHGLLCLAAVGITVGGTGDLTDNGHLPSGLALLAAAGQGGAVVLGLWRPVPAWWLSLGAFTLIAATVRTRMGFDLETYTWPWTAAGIIAELLVLLLLALRVPTRAAVAALAATAFLTWAFESLWTGEPYDTTGILAVSLFTVVVILGSALRGRREARAQLVEQTTLTAEERTRRTLLEERSRIARELHDVVAHHMSVISIQAQVAPHLVENPPDELRENLAGIRQNALEALTELRRVLGVLRSEHIGPGEPPDGFGDGTAPHAPQPTLDRLDALVENTRAVGREVVTDISGERRPLPPGVELSAYRIVQEALSNALRHAPGAPITVRLTYEPDGLEVEIVNGRPTGPAPPSTGAGHGLLGMRERVAMLGGTMTAHPWHWDGFKVTAFLPDTPPVDTPGTDDPTALRKGTS; encoded by the coding sequence ATGTCTAGGCTGAGCCGCGTGATGGACACGGGGGTGGGCCGCGCGCTGCGAGCGCGTGTCACGGGCTGGCTGCGCGCACTGCGCGGGGACCTGTGGACCGTCCGGGCGGACCCGCTGCCCCCCTCCACCTGGCTGCGCTGGCTGCCGCACGGGCTGCTGTGCCTGGCCGCCGTCGGCATCACGGTCGGTGGCACGGGTGATCTGACGGACAACGGGCATCTCCCATCCGGTCTTGCCCTCCTGGCCGCGGCCGGCCAGGGCGGCGCCGTGGTGCTGGGGCTGTGGCGACCGGTGCCGGCGTGGTGGCTGTCCCTGGGCGCGTTCACCCTGATCGCCGCCACGGTGCGCACCCGCATGGGCTTCGACCTGGAGACCTACACCTGGCCCTGGACCGCCGCCGGAATCATCGCCGAGCTGCTCGTGCTGCTGCTGCTCGCGCTGCGGGTGCCCACCCGCGCCGCGGTGGCGGCCCTGGCGGCGACCGCGTTCCTCACCTGGGCCTTCGAGAGCCTGTGGACGGGGGAGCCCTACGACACCACCGGCATCCTCGCGGTCTCCCTGTTCACCGTCGTCGTGATACTCGGCAGCGCGCTCAGGGGCCGCCGCGAAGCCCGCGCCCAACTCGTCGAGCAGACCACCCTCACCGCCGAGGAACGCACCCGGCGCACCCTGCTGGAGGAGCGCAGCCGCATCGCGCGGGAGCTCCACGACGTGGTGGCCCACCACATGTCGGTCATCTCCATCCAGGCGCAGGTCGCCCCGCACCTCGTCGAGAACCCGCCCGACGAGCTCAGGGAGAACCTCGCGGGCATCCGGCAGAACGCGCTGGAGGCACTGACCGAGCTGCGCCGTGTGCTGGGCGTGCTGCGCTCGGAGCACATCGGGCCGGGAGAGCCGCCCGACGGCTTCGGCGACGGGACCGCGCCGCACGCCCCCCAGCCCACGCTCGACCGGCTCGACGCGCTGGTGGAGAACACCCGGGCCGTCGGCCGCGAGGTCGTCACCGACATCAGCGGCGAGCGGCGCCCGCTGCCGCCCGGCGTGGAGCTGTCGGCGTACCGGATCGTGCAGGAGGCGCTGAGCAACGCCCTGCGGCACGCGCCCGGCGCGCCCATCACAGTCCGTCTCACGTACGAGCCGGACGGCCTGGAGGTGGAGATCGTCAACGGCCGCCCGACCGGCCCGGCCCCGCCCTCGACGGGGGCGGGGCACGGACTGCTCGGCATGCGGGAGCGGGTCGCGATGCTCGGTGGCACGATGACGGCGCACCCCTGGCACTGGGACGGCTTCAAGGTCACCGCCTTCCTCCCGGACACCCCGCCCGTCGACACCCCGGGCACCGACGACCCCACGGCCCTCAGGAAAGGGACCTCATGA
- a CDS encoding acyltransferase family protein, with product MTDIGVRAVRQEVRRGADRIGAATPPGRDRAVDALRAAAVLGVVVGHWLVTALVSDGRTLRTASPLQHMPWLAPISWMFQTLAVFFLVGGHVATRGHASARARGVPYRQWLTGRLTRLCKPVVAVLGLWTVAALALLLSGAEFGTVRTLVKLALAPLWFLLVFAGLTAATPLLTRLNPLWPLAVVLHVDLLRFGLGGPSWLGWVNVAAAWAVPYTLGAAWTRGELERRRAGWVLLGAGAAATAALVAWAGYPASMVGVPGEGMSNLDPPSLAVVTFGLAQCGLALLLRERLRHALRRPVAWAAVALVNISAMTVFLWHQTALMATTATGLLAGRLPGLHTPPDGLGWVGVRLLWLPVFALALAVCWAAFHSFERNGGGRGRRARVVRSHRPSDRGTAAKARHV from the coding sequence ATGACTGACATCGGAGTACGCGCCGTCCGGCAGGAAGTGCGCCGCGGCGCCGACCGCATCGGCGCGGCCACCCCGCCCGGTCGCGACCGGGCCGTGGACGCCCTGCGGGCCGCCGCCGTCCTCGGCGTCGTCGTCGGGCACTGGCTCGTCACGGCCCTGGTCTCCGACGGCCGCACCCTGCGCACGGCGAGCCCCCTGCAGCACATGCCCTGGCTGGCGCCCATCTCCTGGATGTTCCAGACACTCGCCGTGTTCTTCCTGGTCGGGGGCCATGTCGCCACCCGCGGCCACGCCTCGGCGCGTGCCCGGGGGGTCCCGTACCGCCAGTGGCTGACGGGCCGTCTGACCCGGTTGTGCAAGCCGGTCGTGGCCGTCCTCGGGCTGTGGACGGTGGCCGCGCTCGCCCTGCTGCTGTCGGGCGCCGAGTTCGGCACGGTCCGCACGCTGGTGAAACTGGCCCTGGCCCCGCTGTGGTTCCTCCTGGTGTTCGCCGGCCTGACGGCGGCGACCCCGCTGCTCACCCGGCTCAACCCGCTCTGGCCGCTGGCCGTCGTGCTCCACGTCGACCTGCTGCGCTTCGGCCTCGGCGGCCCCTCCTGGCTGGGCTGGGTCAACGTGGCAGCGGCCTGGGCGGTGCCCTACACGCTGGGCGCGGCCTGGACCCGCGGTGAGCTGGAGCGCCGCCGCGCGGGATGGGTCCTGCTGGGGGCCGGGGCCGCGGCGACCGCGGCGCTCGTCGCATGGGCGGGCTATCCGGCCTCGATGGTCGGCGTCCCGGGCGAGGGCATGTCCAATCTGGACCCGCCGTCGCTGGCCGTCGTCACGTTCGGCCTGGCCCAGTGCGGTCTCGCCCTGCTGCTGCGCGAGCGCCTGCGGCACGCGCTGCGCCGGCCCGTGGCGTGGGCGGCGGTGGCACTCGTCAACATCTCCGCGATGACCGTCTTCCTCTGGCACCAGACGGCCCTGATGGCCACGACCGCCACCGGCCTCCTCGCCGGCCGGCTGCCCGGCCTGCACACCCCGCCCGACGGTCTCGGCTGGGTCGGGGTCCGGCTGCTGTGGCTGCCCGTGTTCGCGCTGGCCCTCGCGGTCTGCTGGGCCGCCTTTCACTCCTTCGAACGGAACGGCGGCGGCCGGGGCCGCAGGGCGCGCGTGGTGCGCTCGCACCGCCCGTCCGACCGGGGCACAGCGGCGAAGGCGCGACATGTCTAG
- a CDS encoding alpha/beta hydrolase produces the protein MGSAAKYRRAADGGRRADGGGRAGRGRQAGRWRQAGRWRRAALAALVAGAVVLPLSAAVRPDIPAPAPASLPPLSAATLDEAYAANRANAAEASRLAAAHHDRSRAATDRQLAASTRHLLHFDGRGSGRVTEVLGDLARADRVAVLVPGSDTGLDTYGRFLAAASALYRQLASQAPAGTRTAVVAWLGYETPGTVSTTVTTTGRAEQAAPHLRALVADLRAISGEEARVALLCHSYGSVVCGRSAAGLDVDDIALVGSPGTGADTAAALHARARVWAARGRGDWVENVPHLDLDLFGTTVGFGTDPVSPAFGARVFTAGDGGHSDYFRPGSTSLTNLARIVLGETKAVTHD, from the coding sequence ATGGGGTCCGCAGCGAAGTACCGCCGTGCCGCCGACGGCGGACGTCGCGCCGACGGCGGAGGCCGCGCCGGGCGAGGGCGGCAGGCGGGGCGGTGGCGGCAGGCGGGGCGGTGGCGCCGCGCCGCGCTCGCCGCGCTCGTCGCGGGCGCCGTGGTCCTCCCCCTCTCCGCGGCCGTGCGACCGGACATCCCCGCACCGGCCCCCGCCTCACTCCCGCCCCTCAGTGCGGCGACGCTCGACGAGGCCTACGCGGCCAACCGGGCCAACGCCGCCGAGGCGTCCCGCCTGGCCGCCGCCCACCACGACCGCAGCCGTGCCGCGACGGACCGTCAACTGGCCGCTTCCACACGGCATTTGCTCCACTTCGACGGCCGCGGCTCGGGCCGGGTGACGGAGGTCCTCGGTGACCTCGCCCGGGCGGACCGCGTCGCCGTCCTGGTCCCCGGCTCCGACACGGGCCTCGACACCTACGGCCGGTTCCTCGCCGCGGCCTCCGCCCTGTACCGGCAGCTCGCCTCGCAGGCCCCGGCGGGCACACGCACCGCGGTCGTGGCCTGGCTGGGCTACGAGACGCCGGGCACGGTCAGCACGACGGTCACGACGACCGGCAGGGCGGAGCAGGCGGCCCCGCACCTGCGCGCCCTGGTCGCCGACCTGCGCGCGATATCCGGCGAAGAGGCGCGCGTCGCACTGCTCTGCCACTCCTACGGCTCGGTCGTCTGCGGCCGTTCCGCCGCTGGGCTCGACGTCGACGACATCGCGCTCGTCGGCAGCCCCGGCACCGGCGCGGACACCGCCGCCGCCCTGCACGCCCGCGCCCGCGTCTGGGCGGCCCGGGGCCGTGGCGACTGGGTGGAGAACGTCCCGCACCTCGACCTGGACCTGTTCGGCACCACGGTCGGCTTCGGTACCGACCCCGTCTCCCCGGCCTTCGGCGCCCGGGTCTTCACGGCGGGCGACGGCGGCCACAGCGACTACTTCAGGCCCGGTTCGACCTCCCTGACCAACCTGGCCCGGATCGTCCTGGGCGAGACCAAGGCGGTGACCCATGACTGA